The genomic stretch GGCCTTCGAGACCATAACCGGGATATTCGAAAAGAAGGGAGAGGCCGTATACGCGCTCATCGAGGAGATCGAGAAGAACATCGCCGCCCAGAGGGAAAACCTCGCCGACGCGACAAGGCGGACGAAGTTTATACGACGGCTGCTCATACTCCTGGCCTCAAAGGTGCTCGACGAGACGAGCGAGGCGCCGGTCATTAGAAAGGGCGGGGACCACCTGCCCGCCATTGAAGCCGGTATAGCCGCGAGGTGGGAAAAGCGACTTAACCGCCGGCTGACCGGCCTGGAAAAAGATATCGTCCACATGACGGCGCTCGACGGCCAGAGCGGCATATGGTACCTCAACAACACCGTCTACTGCCAGTTCGTCTTCTGGATGGCCACGGACCTTACCAAGTACGAACCCGGGGGCGGATACGGAGAGGGGATACTCGAGAGGATGGTCCTGGACTTGAAGACCGTCGCCGCCGGTGGGGAGATACCCTACGAAAAACTCCTGCCCGAGCTGGAGCTGGCCGTCTTGAAGAGGATAGAGGAGGAGTACGCGCTGCTGGAAAGGCTCGAGGATCTCGGCGACAGGGTCGAGGAAAGCCGGAAAAAGGCCGAACGCGGCATGGAGGAGGCGCTCGGGCTTATCGGCGACGTGGTCTCACGGCGCGCCGGGATGATGAGCTACGAGATGACGCTCCTCGAAAGAAAGGCGCTCGCGGCCCTCAAGGACATCGAGGCGGAAGAAAAGAGGTCGAAGAAGAAATGAGATTCAGGAGACTCCACGCGCTGCTCCTCGTGGCCGTTCTCGCCGGATGCCAGATGGCGCCGGTCAGGATCGAGTTCCGGGAGATAAAAAGCCTCAAGGGGCTGGAGGAATATATGGGGTTGGCCGCCGAGAGCAGGGACTTCTCTCTCGAAGTGCTCAAGATGCTCCTGGACGACTACTTCGCCGAGGCCTCCGAGGTGTTCAAGGAGAGGTTGAACGACTACGAGAAGTTCCGGGGCCTTTACGAAGACGGCAAGCTCGACGAAGAGCCGGCGTTCCCCACGATGGACCACGAAAAGGTTATAAAAGGACTCCGCGCGATAGTGGAGCGCTATCCACACAAGCGGGGAATGGGGGTCGTCCTTTACACCCTCGGCTACGCCCTGCAGGAAGACGGACGGCTGGAAGAGGCCGGCGAGGTGTTCGAAGAGGTCGCGGCGAGCCGGGAGGCGAACCCCTACGGGGAAGAGGTCTCTTTCAGGCTCGGGGAGATATACCTCGATACAGGGCGGACCGGGGAGTCCATCGACGCGTATATGAGGATAACCTCCCACCCCGGCTCGCTCTTCTATGAAAAGGCCCTCTACAAGCTCGGCTGGGCCTACTACAGGCGCGACGACTTCACGGAGGCCATCGTCTTCTTTGCCGGCATAGCCGACAAGTACGAGAAGCTGGACCCGGGGGGTTCCGCCGACCTGAGCCTCCGGGACGAGGCCCTCGATAGTATCGTCATGTGCCTCGGACACATGAAAAAACCGGGGGAGATAGAGGGCGAGATACTGAAACTCCGGCACAAGGGCTACGCCCCCCGGCTCGCCGTCTCCACCGGCAAACTCCTGACCGCGCAGACAAGGTACAAGGAGGCCATATCCGTCTATTCGCTTTTTCAGGACATCTTCCCCGAAGACCCGACGCTTCCGTTGGTCTTTATGGAGATGGCCGGGGCATACGAGAGGCTGAATAAGGCGGCCGAGGCGCTCGCCGCAAAGGAGGCTCTCGTCGAGAGCTACAACCCAACGACCGCGCTATACAGGATAAACTACCCCGACGGCGACCCGGAGGTCGACTCCATAGTGGCCGGGGCGCTGCTTGATGTGGCGGGGGTCTATCACGAGAGAGCGGGTAAGACCGGCAGCCCCAGGTCGCTCGAGGCGGCGGTGGACGCCTACAACCGCTACCTCTCCTACTACCCGGATATTAAGAGCTCCAGGGAGGTGCGCCTGAAACTCGCCGAGGCGTTCTTCGACGCGAAGGAGTACGCCCGGGCCTCGGAGATGTACGAAGCGCTTATGCTCCTCTACAAGGACACCGCCGCGGGCGAGGACGCCGCCTTCGCGGCGGTACTCTCCCACGAGCTCCTTATATCCGGAGGAGACCCAGAACAGGCCGAAGAGACCACCGGCGCCTTAACGAGGATAACCGCCGCCTTCAAGGCCGAATTCCCCGAGAGCAAGAGGACCGAGGAGTTAGTCCACAAGGCGGCCGACCTCTATATGCAGATGGGCCGCTACGACGAGGCCCGGGCGGTCCTCTCTCCGCTGCTCCGCGGCAGTTCCGCCCGGGCCGCGCTTAAAAAGACGGGCGATATCTACACGCTGGAAAAGGACCTGCCGTCGGCCATCGGGGCCTATACCTCGGCCATGAAAATCTCCCCGGACGAAGAGCTGAGGAACGACCTCTCGCAGCTCCACTACATGGTCGCGGTGGAGCACATACAGCGCGAGGAGCCCGACAAGGCCGTCGAGAACTACTTGAAGGTCTTCAATCTACTGAAGGACTCGGGCATAGCGGAAAAGGCCCTTATAAGCGTAGGCCGGATATACCTCGACAGGGGGGACGTAAAGGAATTCCGGACGGTTATGGACCTCCTCAAGAAGAACTATCCGGACTCGGAAGGTACGCTCGCGCTCCTTGTGGCGGCCGGGAAAGGTTTCGAGGAGAAGGGGGAGGCCGTTACCTCGGCCGCGATGTTCGAAGAGGCGGCAAGGGCCGTGGGGACGGGGGGGGGAGCGAGAACGGAATGGGAAGGAGACGAGGCGGAGAGGCTCGTCTTCAAGGCGGCAAGCGTGCTCAAGGAGGCAGGAGAACATACGGAGCTTGAGAGGCTCCTTCAGGAACAGCTCCGCGGCGCGCACATAAGCCCCGGCCGGAGGCCGGAGGCCATGTACATGCTCGCGGAGGTCCGGCTCGCGTCCGGGAAGACCGGGGAGGGGCGGCAGGCACTCACAGCACTTATAAAGGAGGCGGGTACCGCCGGGGCCACGCCCTACGCGGCAAGGGCGCGGGCCATGGTTGCCGACATGAAGCTCGAAGAATTCCTGGCGCTTTCTATAACCCAGCCCTTCAAGCAAAGCCTCAGGAAGAAGGAGACCCTCCTTAAAGAAATACTGGGGGACTATAAGGTAGTGCTCAAGAGCAAGAACGCGGAGCTCCTGCCCGGCGCCTTCTACAAGATGGGTCTCGCGTTCATGAACTTCCGGGACTCGCTCCTCGGCTCGGAAAGGCCGCCGGGGC from Thermodesulfobacteriota bacterium encodes the following:
- a CDS encoding tetratricopeptide repeat protein, whose protein sequence is MRFRRLHALLLVAVLAGCQMAPVRIEFREIKSLKGLEEYMGLAAESRDFSLEVLKMLLDDYFAEASEVFKERLNDYEKFRGLYEDGKLDEEPAFPTMDHEKVIKGLRAIVERYPHKRGMGVVLYTLGYALQEDGRLEEAGEVFEEVAASREANPYGEEVSFRLGEIYLDTGRTGESIDAYMRITSHPGSLFYEKALYKLGWAYYRRDDFTEAIVFFAGIADKYEKLDPGGSADLSLRDEALDSIVMCLGHMKKPGEIEGEILKLRHKGYAPRLAVSTGKLLTAQTRYKEAISVYSLFQDIFPEDPTLPLVFMEMAGAYERLNKAAEALAAKEALVESYNPTTALYRINYPDGDPEVDSIVAGALLDVAGVYHERAGKTGSPRSLEAAVDAYNRYLSYYPDIKSSREVRLKLAEAFFDAKEYARASEMYEALMLLYKDTAAGEDAAFAAVLSHELLISGGDPEQAEETTGALTRITAAFKAEFPESKRTEELVHKAADLYMQMGRYDEARAVLSPLLRGSSARAALKKTGDIYTLEKDLPSAIGAYTSAMKISPDEELRNDLSQLHYMVAVEHIQREEPDKAVENYLKVFNLLKDSGIAEKALISVGRIYLDRGDVKEFRTVMDLLKKNYPDSEGTLALLVAAGKGFEEKGEAVTSAAMFEEAARAVGTGGGARTEWEGDEAERLVFKAASVLKEAGEHTELERLLQEQLRGAHISPGRRPEAMYMLAEVRLASGKTGEGRQALTALIKEAGTAGATPYAARARAMVADMKLEEFLALSITQPFKQSLRKKETLLKEILGDYKVVLKSKNAELLPGAFYKMGLAFMNFRDSLLGSERPPGLSDEELEEYAFLLEERAYPLEEEAVRAFEGSLKASVRHGVKWEVTRDSLKRLAELRPALYRRELDVKNPLPIFHGPEPARLR